The genomic DNA GTTAAGCCAGGGTGACAGTTCGCTTGGAATCAATTCCTGAGCGTCGAATGGTTTTTGCCCTGGAAATGGGGGTTTAAATATAGTGTCTGCAATTCGGTTGGCATCCCCGCCCTTGACTGTGTCGGGGATAAAAATAACGACTGTTTCATTTCCTTGGGCATCCAAAACGACCCAGTGTTCAATCTTTTTGACTTTTCCTGTCAGGGGATAAAGGCTGAATACAAGTGTTAACGACATCCCACTTGTATCGTTGGGGCGTTCCAAAATGATTTTGGCATAGGCATTATTGGGGGTGCCGGTTATTTCTTTAACGTGCAAATCTTTTGTGAAGGATATTTTTTTTGACAAAATAAATGCAGCCGGCGTGCTGTCCAGGGGGTAGCTTGATTCCTCTGTCATTTGACCGGCTTTTTGGTTTTCTGTGTTGGGGGCATACAAAACCAATTCATCCCCGCGGGTTACAATTTTTTGACAGTCGTAATCCAGTCGTAATTTCCCCCATTCCTTTAAAGATAGGGACCGTTTCAGCCACAATCTGCCAGGGACAACGGTATGATCGGGGTTGAGCTGAACGAAATCAGCCGTCAAGGTTAGTAATCCATTCAAATAACCCTCTATGTTGTTTTGAAGATCTTTTTTGGTCGTTTGTTGCCCTGATGCCATCAGCGCGGGGCAGAGAAACATAGCCATTAAAAGGATGGTGATAAAGCGATAATTTTTGATCATTAT from Alphaproteobacteria bacterium includes the following:
- a CDS encoding outer membrane lipoprotein carrier protein LolA, whose protein sequence is MIKNYRFITILLMAMFLCPALMASGQQTTKKDLQNNIEGYLNGLLTLTADFVQLNPDHTVVPGRLWLKRSLSLKEWGKLRLDYDCQKIVTRGDELVLYAPNTENQKAGQMTEESSYPLDSTPAAFILSKKISFTKDLHVKEITGTPNNAYAKIILERPNDTSGMSLTLVFSLYPLTGKVKKIEHWVVLDAQGNETVVIFIPDTVKGGDANRIADTIFKPPFPGQKPFDAQELIPSELSPWLNDRLRQDMPNKIK